The following are from one region of the Aequoribacter fuscus genome:
- the tnpC gene encoding IS66 family transposase, producing the protein MSMDIDLKSLNESQLRDLSSRLLDELNRKQNDEERYQNEIVKRDNTIAHLSLRNEQLTHELAILKRHKFDRSSEQTGSTQLRLLDEAVNEDVCTIELELEQNTRDLGQQPRTKQVAKRQALPAHLPRKIVRHDPESTECRCGCQMVHMGDDISEKLDYEPGQFSVEQHVRSKWACRQCETVVQKPVDAHVIDKGIPTTNLLAHVLVSKYADHQPLYRQQQIYQRAGVDLPRTTLSEWVGRCGYEIAPLVEALRASLLAQPILHADETPVNMLEPGSKKAKKAYVWAYATPSWCSTQAVVYDFQPSRAGESSRLFLEGWQGYLVCDDYTGYKAGFGLGMTEVACWAHARRKFHELQVNHASPIADKAMGLIGSLYTIEREAADLSPDERYALRQTQAKPILERLHDWLIREREGLPDSGRSARAIDYTLKRWLALKRYLDDGAIPIDNNWIENQIRPWALGRKNWLFAGSLRSGQRAANIMTLIQSAKINGLDPQRYLKEVLERLPTAKQSDLEGLLPHNWRSRV; encoded by the coding sequence ATGAGTATGGATATTGACCTCAAGAGCTTAAACGAATCGCAGCTACGCGACCTCTCGTCGCGATTGCTTGATGAGCTCAACCGTAAGCAAAACGATGAGGAGCGATACCAAAACGAGATTGTTAAGCGCGACAATACGATTGCCCATTTGAGTTTGCGCAATGAACAGCTCACGCACGAACTCGCCATTCTTAAACGCCACAAGTTCGACCGCAGTAGCGAGCAAACCGGTAGCACACAGTTACGTTTACTCGATGAAGCTGTCAACGAAGACGTCTGTACCATCGAGCTCGAGCTTGAGCAAAACACCCGCGATCTTGGTCAGCAGCCCAGAACAAAGCAAGTCGCCAAACGCCAAGCATTACCTGCGCACTTACCTCGCAAGATCGTGCGACACGATCCTGAGTCGACCGAATGCCGCTGCGGGTGCCAAATGGTTCACATGGGCGACGATATCAGCGAGAAGCTAGACTACGAGCCAGGGCAGTTCTCGGTAGAGCAGCATGTGCGCAGCAAGTGGGCGTGCCGTCAGTGCGAAACAGTAGTGCAAAAGCCTGTTGATGCGCATGTGATTGATAAAGGAATTCCAACCACCAATTTACTCGCACACGTATTAGTCTCGAAGTACGCCGATCATCAACCCTTGTATCGACAACAGCAGATATACCAACGTGCCGGTGTGGACTTACCGCGCACAACGCTGTCGGAATGGGTCGGCCGCTGTGGTTATGAGATTGCCCCGTTAGTTGAGGCGCTGCGCGCCTCACTGTTAGCGCAACCTATCCTGCATGCCGATGAAACACCGGTGAATATGCTAGAGCCTGGTAGCAAAAAAGCCAAAAAGGCGTATGTGTGGGCCTATGCCACGCCAAGTTGGTGTTCAACCCAAGCTGTTGTGTACGACTTCCAGCCCAGTCGGGCGGGAGAATCCTCTCGCTTGTTCTTAGAGGGATGGCAGGGTTACTTGGTGTGTGATGACTATACCGGCTATAAAGCGGGCTTTGGTCTGGGTATGACCGAGGTCGCATGTTGGGCACACGCAAGGCGTAAGTTCCATGAGCTGCAGGTGAATCATGCCAGTCCCATTGCGGACAAGGCGATGGGGCTTATCGGCTCCCTGTACACCATTGAGCGTGAAGCGGCTGACTTAAGCCCTGATGAACGCTACGCATTGAGACAAACACAGGCGAAACCTATTCTGGAACGGCTGCATGATTGGTTAATCCGTGAACGCGAAGGTCTGCCCGACAGTGGTCGAAGCGCCAGAGCCATTGATTACACTCTCAAGCGTTGGCTTGCGCTAAAACGTTACTTGGATGATGGTGCAATCCCGATTGACAACAATTGGATTGAGAACCAAATCAGGCCGTGGGCACTTGGGCGCAAGAACTGGTTGTTCGCAGGATCCTTACGCAGTGGTCAGCGGGCGGCCAACATCATGACTTTGATTCAATCAGCGAAGATCAACGGGCTTGATCCGCAGCGGTATTTGAAAGAGGTGCTGGAGCGTTTACCGACAGCTAAGCAATCGGATCTTGAGGGCTTGTTGCCTCACAACTGGAGATCACGCGTCTAG
- a CDS encoding DUF6502 family protein, with protein sequence MSDSLILKIQQMSSLILRPLVRLLLKHGVSHRTLEQQVRHIFVSEAEELLRDRDTKPTVSSLAVLTGLSRKEVKRILETDFKGIAEETLSRNRVVRTLSAWCNHEDFSSEGAPNALATEGENSFAELVRRFSGDMTPAAMLATLLHSENVIQINGRLCLQKKEYLPLETSHERLMLFGTDTAELMGTIEHNLENSNDNRWFQRKVSSHLLHRDAVPEFRALSNRKSMELLEYYDYWLSKHEVEEGDPDGSYVAVGIYYTQNQDEAEK encoded by the coding sequence ATGAGTGATTCATTGATTTTAAAAATCCAGCAAATGAGCAGCCTGATATTGCGGCCGCTCGTGCGCCTGTTGCTAAAACACGGCGTTTCTCATCGCACCCTGGAACAGCAGGTGCGACACATCTTTGTATCAGAGGCCGAGGAGTTACTGAGGGATCGCGATACGAAGCCGACAGTATCGTCCTTGGCGGTATTAACCGGCTTAAGCCGCAAAGAAGTCAAACGCATCTTAGAGACCGATTTTAAGGGCATTGCGGAAGAAACCCTGAGTCGCAATCGCGTGGTCAGAACCTTAAGTGCATGGTGCAATCATGAAGACTTTTCAAGTGAGGGTGCCCCTAACGCGCTGGCTACAGAAGGTGAAAATAGTTTCGCTGAGTTGGTGCGTCGCTTCAGTGGCGACATGACTCCCGCAGCAATGTTGGCCACCCTACTCCACAGCGAAAACGTTATTCAGATAAACGGCCGGCTGTGCTTGCAGAAAAAAGAATATTTGCCTCTCGAAACTTCGCATGAGCGGCTGATGCTCTTTGGAACCGACACGGCTGAATTGATGGGCACGATTGAGCACAACCTAGAAAACTCAAACGACAACCGCTGGTTTCAGCGCAAAGTATCCAGCCACTTACTGCATCGCGATGCGGTACCTGAATTCAGGGCGCTGTCCAATCGCAAGTCTATGGAGTTGCTTGAATACTACGATTACTGGTTGTCGAAGCACGAAGTTGAAGAGGGTGATCCTGACGGTAGTTATGTCGCCGTGGGTATTTATTACACGCAAAATCAAGATGAGGCAGAAAAATGA
- a CDS encoding DUF5666 domain-containing protein, with protein MMLSRCLGTAVLVALLASCGGGGGGGGAAAPAPTGTSGGTDPATGGGTTGGTDGGTDLGISGSGAPIAYGTIDGFGSIFVNGIEFNTDNAAIFVDGQPANELDLSVGMVVSVEGTINADGVTGEATVVIFDNELKGPVQAIALDAQGDVMTITILGVNVTVDRIATTFENTTFDTLAVGDFVEISGFPEGLTDLRATHLEKRQEVYVEGETEVEIEGTISALTDTTFQLRTYTVDYTGADLTEVADSTLLEGMYVEVKGTLSGDQLIATEVEEERSFSDSLEADDDFSLQGAVTNYVDDSSFEIAGVPIDASNAVKKPSALTIANGVLLEVEGTWDGDILIATEIEAREGDLKLEASVDSVDLDQSIVTLRLATGTVQVLVDSRTRFDDDVSDLRNFGLADLSAGDFVEVEAYLNGGQLLATELDRDDADDEVVKAPVDSSNPNIEITLLGLTYNVQGAEFKDKSDRDVDAASFFAQLNTGDMVRIKDERPADGIADKVSFDVEDD; from the coding sequence ATGATGTTATCGAGATGTTTGGGCACGGCGGTATTGGTCGCCTTACTCGCCTCGTGTGGTGGAGGCGGCGGTGGTGGCGGTGCAGCTGCACCCGCGCCGACTGGCACAAGTGGTGGAACAGATCCCGCGACGGGAGGTGGCACGACCGGAGGTACCGATGGTGGTACTGACCTAGGTATCAGTGGCAGCGGTGCTCCGATCGCGTACGGTACGATTGATGGTTTTGGTAGTATTTTCGTTAATGGCATCGAGTTTAATACAGACAACGCGGCGATATTCGTCGATGGACAACCCGCAAATGAACTGGATCTCTCGGTTGGTATGGTGGTGTCGGTAGAGGGCACCATTAATGCTGACGGCGTGACGGGCGAGGCGACGGTTGTTATTTTTGATAACGAGCTTAAAGGTCCAGTACAAGCGATCGCGTTAGACGCGCAGGGTGATGTGATGACCATCACGATCTTGGGCGTAAATGTGACGGTAGACCGTATTGCAACGACTTTCGAAAATACTACGTTTGACACCCTGGCGGTCGGCGATTTTGTCGAGATTAGCGGTTTTCCCGAAGGCTTGACGGATTTGCGCGCTACGCACTTAGAAAAGCGACAAGAGGTGTATGTTGAAGGTGAAACAGAAGTCGAAATCGAGGGGACAATCTCGGCCTTGACCGATACGACATTTCAATTACGCACGTACACGGTTGACTACACCGGAGCTGATCTGACAGAGGTAGCCGATAGCACCCTATTGGAGGGAATGTACGTCGAGGTAAAAGGTACGCTCTCCGGCGATCAACTGATAGCGACTGAGGTAGAGGAAGAGCGATCGTTCTCGGACAGCTTGGAAGCCGACGACGATTTCAGTTTGCAAGGCGCAGTCACCAATTATGTGGATGATTCGAGCTTCGAAATCGCGGGAGTCCCAATTGATGCGTCCAATGCAGTTAAAAAACCGAGCGCCTTGACTATCGCCAATGGCGTCCTCTTGGAAGTCGAGGGTACGTGGGATGGCGATATTTTAATTGCTACCGAAATAGAGGCTCGTGAGGGTGACTTAAAGTTAGAAGCGAGCGTCGACTCTGTCGATCTCGACCAATCTATCGTCACCTTGCGCTTAGCAACAGGTACGGTGCAGGTGTTAGTCGACAGCCGAACACGTTTCGACGACGATGTCAGTGACCTGCGCAACTTTGGCCTAGCTGACTTGTCCGCCGGTGATTTTGTGGAAGTAGAGGCCTACCTGAACGGAGGTCAACTGCTCGCCACCGAGCTCGATCGTGACGATGCCGACGATGAAGTTGTGAAGGCTCCAGTTGATAGTAGCAACCCAAATATTGAGATCACCCTTCTTGGTTTGACTTACAACGTCCAAGGCGCTGAGTTCAAAGATAAGAGCGACCGCGATGTCGATGCTGCGAGCTTTTTCGCTCAGCTCAACACTGGCGATATGGTGCGTATCAAAGACGAAAGACCCGCTGACGGCATTGCCGACAAGGTTTCTTTTGATGTCGAAGACGACTAA
- a CDS encoding NAD-dependent succinate-semialdehyde dehydrogenase, which translates to MTTWTDLVNADAFTEQGLVVTNPATGNVLATLRDMSDSEVNAIIAEADLARVAWASLTAKSRAAKLKAWNDLILANQEKLAQLITAECGKPLAEARGEVAYGASFLEWFAEEAKRVYGDVIPAHAEGKQILVLKQPIGTAAAITPWNFPLAMITRKAGPALAAGCSMVLKPAEATPLTALALETLAQRAGIPAPLFRVITTTQPAHVGGILCASDTIRKLSFTGSTAVGKILMRQSADTMKKLSFELGGNAPFIVFDDADINAAVDGAMVSKYRNAGQTCVCVNRFLVQDSVYDDFVAKLTERVSAMKVGNGAEEGVTVGPLINQAALDKVEKLMTDACEKGAKIAAGGHRVDGDGAFYAPTVLTEVTPEMAIFSNEIFGPVATVVRFNTEEEAIAIANATEYGLAAYFYTQNLGRSWRVMQALEYGMVGVNEGIISTEVAPFGGVKHSGLGREGSKYGIDEYLEIKYCLVGGLT; encoded by the coding sequence ATGACAACCTGGACCGATTTGGTTAACGCCGATGCTTTTACCGAACAAGGCCTCGTAGTAACCAATCCCGCGACTGGAAATGTGCTCGCGACCTTGCGCGACATGAGTGATAGCGAAGTTAACGCTATCATCGCCGAAGCTGACCTTGCACGCGTAGCCTGGGCATCACTAACCGCCAAATCCCGTGCGGCAAAACTTAAAGCGTGGAACGATCTCATTCTCGCGAATCAAGAAAAGCTTGCGCAACTGATTACGGCAGAATGCGGTAAACCACTGGCCGAAGCGCGAGGCGAAGTCGCCTACGGTGCGTCGTTTTTAGAGTGGTTCGCTGAAGAGGCTAAGCGCGTTTACGGCGATGTCATCCCTGCGCACGCAGAAGGTAAGCAGATCTTAGTACTGAAGCAGCCCATTGGAACGGCTGCTGCGATCACGCCCTGGAATTTCCCCCTCGCTATGATCACACGCAAAGCTGGCCCGGCACTGGCTGCTGGGTGTTCCATGGTCCTAAAGCCTGCTGAAGCGACGCCGCTAACCGCATTGGCATTAGAGACTTTGGCGCAACGGGCAGGCATTCCCGCGCCTCTGTTTAGGGTGATCACAACGACTCAGCCTGCGCATGTGGGCGGCATTCTATGCGCGTCCGATACCATTCGAAAGCTCTCTTTTACGGGCTCGACAGCCGTTGGCAAAATCTTGATGCGTCAGTCGGCTGATACCATGAAGAAGCTGAGCTTTGAGCTTGGCGGCAATGCCCCTTTTATTGTTTTTGATGATGCTGATATTAATGCCGCGGTCGATGGCGCTATGGTCTCGAAGTATCGTAATGCAGGCCAAACCTGTGTCTGTGTCAACCGATTCTTAGTTCAAGATTCGGTGTACGATGACTTTGTCGCTAAGCTCACCGAGCGGGTTAGCGCCATGAAGGTGGGTAACGGCGCTGAAGAAGGCGTGACGGTCGGGCCTCTGATTAACCAAGCGGCTCTCGATAAAGTTGAGAAGCTGATGACAGACGCCTGCGAAAAAGGCGCCAAAATTGCGGCTGGCGGCCATCGCGTTGATGGCGATGGTGCCTTTTATGCGCCCACAGTATTGACCGAAGTGACCCCTGAGATGGCGATCTTCAGTAACGAGATCTTCGGACCCGTTGCGACTGTTGTGCGATTTAACACCGAAGAAGAAGCCATTGCCATCGCCAACGCGACTGAATACGGCTTAGCCGCTTATTTCTACACCCAAAATTTGGGTCGAAGTTGGCGTGTTATGCAAGCCCTAGAATACGGCATGGTAGGCGTTAATGAGGGTATCATCTCAACCGAGGTGGCGCCTTTTGGCGGCGTAAAACATTCGGGTCTTGGGCGTGAAGGTTCTAAGTACGGTATTGACGAGTACTTAGAAATCAAATATTGCCTCGTCGGCGGCCTGACCTAG
- a CDS encoding nuclear transport factor 2 family protein has product MDQTMKELLARVERIEAIEEIKALKARYLNACDKQEPEAVRECFVAQGAIVDMDYFGYCDNRDTFVDDVFVPRGCHDYVLDMHHGANPEIEILDEKTAQGVWSLNYRNINTQDHTLTMLSALYHDDYVKTDAGWRIAKSRTEYRTVMVCNYEPGSLRVDVAARTLADVM; this is encoded by the coding sequence ATGGATCAAACAATGAAAGAGTTGCTGGCGCGCGTTGAGCGTATTGAGGCCATCGAGGAAATCAAAGCTTTAAAGGCGAGGTACCTGAACGCGTGTGACAAGCAAGAACCAGAAGCTGTGCGAGAGTGCTTTGTCGCCCAAGGCGCCATTGTCGACATGGACTACTTCGGGTACTGCGACAATCGCGACACCTTTGTTGACGATGTGTTTGTACCACGCGGATGTCACGACTATGTGCTTGACATGCACCATGGCGCTAACCCCGAGATCGAGATCCTTGATGAAAAAACTGCACAAGGCGTCTGGTCACTGAACTATCGCAATATCAATACTCAAGATCATACGCTGACGATGCTGAGCGCCTTGTATCACGACGATTATGTTAAAACCGACGCCGGCTGGCGTATCGCCAAATCTCGAACCGAGTATCGCACGGTCATGGTGTGTAATTACGAGCCCGGTTCACTGCGTGTGGATGTGGCGGCGCGCACGCTTGCGGATGTCATGTAG
- a CDS encoding SDR family NAD(P)-dependent oxidoreductase, giving the protein MTNRVALVTGASRGAGAGIAKGLGELGYTVYVTGRTITPGDAKGWDGSVLPGTVAETAAEVTARGGKGIAVVCDHSDDAQVAALFEQIQREQGRLDMLVNNATYIHHQLIEKKPFWEKELDAVNILDVGLRSAYVASWHAAQIMVPQGSGLIGFVSSFGADCYMHGPAYGAQKAGIDKFAHDMEHDLRGTGVVSVSLWLGPQITERSEIARQTNPEQYEEFIAYAENPEFSAHIFDAIDRASNRDELSGQTLIGAEIALELGIKDRGVDRPSHREMLGNPRPKNPAAVY; this is encoded by the coding sequence ATGACAAATCGTGTAGCACTTGTAACGGGCGCCAGCCGCGGCGCCGGCGCTGGAATCGCCAAAGGCCTGGGTGAATTAGGCTATACCGTCTACGTGACTGGCCGCACCATCACACCCGGAGACGCCAAAGGCTGGGACGGATCGGTACTTCCCGGAACAGTTGCGGAAACCGCCGCCGAGGTTACTGCGCGCGGGGGTAAGGGAATTGCAGTCGTTTGCGATCATTCCGACGACGCACAAGTGGCAGCGCTTTTTGAGCAAATCCAGCGTGAACAAGGCCGTTTGGATATGCTGGTGAACAACGCAACCTATATCCACCATCAGCTCATCGAGAAGAAGCCCTTTTGGGAGAAAGAGCTCGACGCCGTTAATATTCTGGATGTCGGCCTACGATCAGCCTATGTCGCGAGCTGGCATGCTGCACAAATCATGGTGCCACAAGGCTCTGGACTCATCGGGTTCGTATCCTCATTTGGCGCCGACTGCTACATGCATGGACCAGCCTACGGCGCGCAGAAGGCAGGGATCGATAAATTTGCCCACGACATGGAGCACGATCTACGAGGTACTGGCGTCGTATCGGTATCGCTCTGGCTGGGTCCGCAAATTACCGAACGCTCCGAAATCGCGCGTCAAACCAATCCCGAGCAATATGAGGAATTCATCGCCTATGCAGAGAACCCAGAGTTTTCAGCACATATCTTCGATGCCATTGACCGCGCTAGCAATCGTGACGAATTGTCAGGTCAGACACTGATTGGTGCTGAAATCGCATTAGAATTGGGCATTAAAGATCGCGGCGTGGACCGACCATCGCACCGTGAAATGCTCGGTAACCCGCGGCCTAAAAATCCTGCTGCCGTCTACTGA
- a CDS encoding helix-turn-helix domain-containing protein — MSNQENIIETLRTGDLIRHGRMSLGMTQAELASYLTQHNDIFNGVDTVTISRWEAGRVYPSTKRLIAFAKILYPQHTRTTLKYMIKDRPRGHQECKVSKVNAFHPHPYLVGEAHRALAITDDISRLTSGTRRCIDPYFMALSQQQEQAKTLRLVVLDPTTQEIFGHLLAYCGNLDTCSEAPSVIISSVYAGSDKIFEFLFSQFFRFAVQQDARSIHLICGDSQQRALAKRLGLTQSRTKAPQLIQSALADREGQIFEGDYFETLAHPDFIALFASDIAPYPQVEGDEASGQHDEQRDYVSSSA, encoded by the coding sequence ATGTCTAACCAAGAAAACATTATCGAAACACTTCGCACGGGCGATTTGATCCGTCACGGACGAATGTCGCTGGGGATGACACAGGCAGAACTGGCCTCTTATCTTACGCAGCATAATGATATTTTTAACGGTGTCGATACCGTCACCATCAGCCGCTGGGAAGCAGGGCGAGTGTATCCGTCGACCAAACGCCTTATTGCTTTTGCAAAAATTCTATACCCTCAGCATACAAGAACCACGCTCAAGTACATGATTAAAGATCGCCCTCGTGGCCATCAAGAATGCAAGGTCAGTAAAGTCAACGCATTCCATCCGCATCCCTACTTAGTAGGTGAGGCACACCGCGCGCTGGCAATTACCGACGATATCTCTCGTCTGACGTCTGGTACTCGTCGATGTATCGACCCCTATTTCATGGCGCTATCACAACAACAAGAACAAGCGAAGACACTCAGACTTGTGGTACTCGATCCAACGACGCAAGAAATTTTTGGGCACCTACTCGCATATTGCGGGAATTTAGACACGTGCTCTGAAGCACCGAGCGTCATTATTAGCTCTGTTTACGCTGGAAGCGATAAAATTTTTGAGTTTTTATTCAGTCAGTTCTTCCGCTTCGCTGTGCAGCAGGACGCTCGGTCAATTCATTTAATATGCGGTGACTCGCAGCAACGAGCTTTAGCCAAACGGTTGGGCTTGACGCAGAGTCGCACAAAAGCACCACAGCTTATACAGTCGGCGCTTGCAGATCGCGAAGGACAAATATTCGAAGGCGATTATTTCGAAACCCTCGCGCACCCAGACTTCATCGCGTTATTTGCCAGTGATATTGCACCCTATCCGCAAGTCGAGGGTGACGAGGCATCTGGACAACATGATGAGCAACGTGACTATGTGAGCTCAAGCGCCTAA
- a CDS encoding response regulator yields the protein MSHAITEPFGLLIVDDDESLRLSLLRWAQSVGLQAMAFESAEACLQAWRDHQFELESSVSDGFKVTHAILDITLPGMSGLELAGHLSPPLPIDRTIMITARASEFPVESRQFHRGRPTLSKPFSLSALESMIGSDVNDHSDDC from the coding sequence TTGTCACACGCTATTACCGAGCCCTTCGGGTTATTGATCGTTGACGATGACGAGAGTTTACGTTTAAGTCTGCTCCGTTGGGCGCAAAGCGTGGGGCTACAAGCCATGGCCTTTGAGTCTGCAGAGGCGTGTTTACAAGCGTGGCGCGACCATCAATTTGAGCTCGAATCGAGTGTCAGCGACGGCTTCAAGGTAACGCACGCGATTCTTGATATTACGCTTCCGGGTATGAGTGGACTGGAACTGGCGGGGCACTTGTCGCCACCCTTGCCGATCGATCGAACCATTATGATTACCGCCCGAGCGTCGGAATTCCCTGTGGAAAGTCGGCAATTTCATCGAGGCCGTCCGACACTGTCAAAGCCTTTCAGTTTGTCGGCGTTAGAGTCAATGATTGGCTCCGATGTCAACGATCATAGTGACGATTGTTGA
- a CDS encoding sensor histidine kinase produces the protein MSTIIVTIVDMTLHTELDLGYFAMGLTASVAVALLLFFSSLRRKGLVWWGLAWLTVVLATMLAAVFGTSSSRVSVYFPVALGLMALYFFYLSLSPNSELSESKWRLSLMVSIGCYSFLQLVSVMFDVSFANLLAFVISGLAAMSLGVWLIKEWNKTQTGAHAVIVLMFLIAGGSLLVDIVVQRVTSAGSVFATGDFGRLPTNNFLVILFVCAFASTIARIALEFDFLNREREQKVDAERRAVQERNFNSTVSYLEQSRSISMLSATLAHELNQPITAIAANVDILLRYRGRADATNDLATSAVSDIQRDLSRTNELLDYYLSDYSEALHPDGDSDVGELIAKVLDWYLPLFNASNVSVNVQGCDAEIRVNISEVHFSQVLINIIRNSIQALGGHSVSDPRIDIVVSQTHDSVVVALSDNGPGIPSGQLEGLDKLFSSRKKDGLGLGLSISRWLLERYGGKLSIWSDVGKGFHAQLTLPRSQKS, from the coding sequence ATGTCAACGATCATAGTGACGATTGTTGATATGACGTTACACACAGAGTTAGACCTGGGTTACTTTGCGATGGGCTTAACGGCGTCTGTTGCTGTCGCACTGTTATTATTTTTTTCCTCCCTGCGCAGAAAAGGTCTTGTCTGGTGGGGCCTAGCTTGGCTGACGGTTGTCCTCGCTACGATGTTGGCGGCGGTGTTTGGCACTTCATCATCTCGTGTCTCGGTCTATTTTCCCGTGGCACTGGGACTCATGGCGCTATATTTCTTTTATCTGTCGCTAAGCCCTAATTCGGAGCTCTCAGAATCGAAATGGCGTTTAAGTTTGATGGTGTCGATTGGCTGTTACTCGTTTTTGCAGCTAGTTTCGGTGATGTTCGATGTATCATTTGCCAACTTGCTGGCTTTTGTAATCAGTGGGTTGGCAGCGATGAGTTTGGGTGTTTGGTTGATCAAAGAATGGAACAAAACACAAACTGGGGCACATGCGGTAATTGTTCTAATGTTTTTGATTGCGGGGGGCAGCTTGCTTGTTGATATTGTTGTCCAGCGCGTGACCAGTGCAGGTAGCGTATTCGCGACTGGTGATTTCGGGCGTTTGCCGACGAACAATTTTTTAGTGATTTTATTTGTGTGTGCATTTGCTTCCACTATTGCGCGCATTGCATTGGAGTTCGATTTTTTAAATCGCGAAAGAGAGCAAAAAGTTGACGCCGAACGTCGGGCAGTTCAAGAACGCAACTTCAATTCTACCGTCAGCTATCTTGAGCAATCGCGGTCCATTTCAATGTTGTCTGCGACCTTGGCTCACGAATTAAATCAACCGATAACTGCGATTGCAGCGAATGTCGACATTTTATTGCGCTATCGAGGCCGAGCTGATGCTACCAACGACTTGGCGACTTCCGCCGTTTCTGACATTCAGAGGGATTTGTCGCGGACTAATGAATTGCTTGACTACTATTTGTCTGACTATTCGGAAGCGCTGCATCCCGACGGAGATTCAGATGTGGGCGAATTAATCGCCAAAGTGCTGGATTGGTATCTTCCGCTGTTCAATGCATCTAATGTAAGTGTCAACGTGCAGGGCTGCGATGCTGAGATACGCGTCAACATATCGGAAGTTCACTTTTCGCAGGTGCTCATTAATATCATTCGTAATTCAATACAGGCACTTGGGGGTCATTCGGTGTCAGACCCCCGCATCGACATAGTGGTCAGTCAAACACACGACTCCGTGGTTGTTGCACTGAGCGATAATGGCCCTGGAATTCCGTCGGGTCAGCTTGAGGGCCTAGACAAACTGTTCAGCTCGCGCAAAAAAGACGGTTTGGGGCTGGGTTTGTCCATCTCGCGCTGGCTACTTGAAAGGTATGGTGGAAAGCTGTCGATTTGGTCAGATGTTGGCAAGGGGTTTCACGCTCAACTAACATTGCCTAGGAGCCAAAAGTCGTGA